Proteins encoded together in one Cyprinus carpio isolate SPL01 chromosome B14, ASM1834038v1, whole genome shotgun sequence window:
- the LOC109079117 gene encoding phospholipid-transporting ATPase IG-like isoform X1, protein MLRRRLNRLCGGDEKRVDSRTIYVGHRPCPDTEAFIPSKFCDNRIVSSKYTVWNFLPKNLFEQFRRIANFYFLIIFLVQVIVDTPTSPVTSGLPLFFVITVTAIKQGYEDCLRHKADNEVNKYLVTVLEDGRSVKKESEKIKVGDVVEVVEDETFPCDLILLQSSREDGTCFVTTASLDGESNHKTHYTVPDTEKDLQALTATIECEQPQPDLYKFVGRMHIYKPEQEPAVRSLGPENLLLKGATLKNTKKIYGVAVYTGMETKMALNYQGKSQKRSAVEKSINAFLLVYLCILISKAVVCTTLKYLWQSKEGQDEPWYNQKTQKEKDTNMYLKMFTDFLSFMVLFNFIIPVSMYVTVEMQKFLGSFFITWDKDFFDPEIQEGALVNTSDLNEELGQVEYVFTDKTGTLTQNNMEFIECCIDGFQYKHRDTRSEVDGFTVTDGPVNKLQQKAGQEKEELFLRALCLCHTVQVKEAGSEEVLTDQVDGIDEMRPQLEEERGFIASSPDEIALVKGAMKYGFTFLGLESKSMKIKNRENNIEEYKLLHVLNFDPVRRRMSVIVQTKSGETLLFCKGADSSIFPRVKPEEVDRIRMHVERNATEGYRTLCVAFKQLSAEEYAVADTGLREARLALQDREEKLIAVYNQVETGMSLIGATAVEDRLQEEAAETMEALQGAGMKVWVLTGDKMETAKSTCYACRLFQRGTELLELTLRTLEDERLKREEKLRELLQEYHRKAVQDAPPVKAGVTRSWSTANQDYGFIIDGATLSIVMNPQHEVDASQYKSLFLQICQNCTAVLCCRMAPLQKAQIVKMVKTSKGSPITLSIGDGANDVSMILEAHVGIGIKGKEGRQAVRNSDYAIPKLKHLKKLLLAHGHLYYVRIAHLVQYFFYKNLCFILPQFLYQFFCGYSQQPLYDAAYLTMYNICFTSMPILAYSLLEQHISIEILLDNATLYREIANNAMLRWRPFLYWTLLGIFQGLLFFFGVRFLFSNPALQDNGQVFGNWSYGTIVFTVLVFTVTLKLALDTRHWTWINHFVIWGSLAFYVFFSFFWGGIIWPFLKQQRLYFVFANMLSSVSAWLVIIILIILSLLPEILLVVLRKPRGPHSRQKKPRQSNVGGNQSSQSSARPLLMRTFSDESNSVM, encoded by the exons TGTGGAGGAGATGAGAAGCGAGTGGACAGCAGGACAATCTATGTAGGACATCGGCCATGTCCAGACACCGAGGCCTTCATCCCCTCTAAATTCTGTGACAATAGGATCGTGTCCTCCAAG TATACAGTGTGGAACTTCCTGCCAAAGAACCTATTCGAGCAGTTTAGAAGAATTGCTAATTTTTACTTCCTCATCATATTCTTGGTACAG GTGATTGTTGATACCCCGACCAGCCCCGTGACCAGTGGTTTACCTCTGTTTTTTGTCATCACAGTGACGGCCATCAAACAG GGCTATGAGGACTGTCTGAGGCATAAAGCAGACAACGAGGTGAATAAGTACCTAGTGACAGTGTTAGAGGACGGACGGTCGGTGAAGAAGGAGAGTGAGAAGATCAAG GTGGGTGATGTGGTTGAAGTGGTGGAGGACGAGACCTTTCCCTGTGACCTGATTTTGTTGCAGTCTAGTCGAGAAGACGGTACTTGTTTTGTCACCACAGCTAGCTTGGATGGAGAATCCAACCACAAA ACACACTACACGGTGCCAGACACAGAGAAGGACCTGCAGGCTCTCACTGCCACCATCGAGTGTGAACAACCCCAGCCTGACCTCTACAA GTTTGTGGGTCGAATGCACATTTACAAGCCGGAGCAGGAGCCAGCAGTAAG GTCTTTGGGCCCAGAGAACCTTCTCCTAAAAGGTGCTACGTTGAAAAACACCAAGAAGATTTATG GTGTAGCAGTATACACGGGCATGGAGACAAAGATGGCGCTCAACTACCAGGGCAAATCTCAGAAACGATCAGCTGTTGAAAA aTCCATCAATGCCTTTCTGCTGGTCTATCTGTGCATcctcatcagtaaagctgttgTGTGTACTACACTAAAGTATTTATGGCAGAGCAAAGAAGGTCAGGATGAGCCCTGGTACAACCAGAAAACTCAGAAGGAGAAAGACACTAATATG TATTTGAAGATGTTTACAGACTTCCTCTCCTTCATGGTCCTCTTCAACTTTATAATCCCCGTGTCCATGTACGTAACCGTGGAGATGCAGAAATTCCTGGGCTCTTTCTTTATCACGTGGGATAAAGACTTCTTTGACCCAGAAATCCAAGAAGGCGCGCTTGTCAACACTTCAGACCTCAATGAGGAACTTGGCCAG GTGGAATATGTATTCACAGACAAGACGGGCACGCTGACCCAGAACAACATGGAGTTCATCGAGTGCTGTATAGACGGATTCCAGTACAAACACAGAGACACCCGGAGCGAGGTAGATGGCTTCACAGTGACGGACGGACCTGTGAATAAACTGCAGCAGAAGGCTGGACAG GAGAAGGAGGAGTTGTTCCTGCGGGCCTTGTGTCTGTGTCACACGGTGCAGGTGAAGGAGGCTGGATCGGAAGAAGTTCTTACAGACCAAGTTGACGGGATCGATGAGATGCGGCCCCAGCTGGAGgaggaaaggggcttcatcgcaTCCTCTCCTGATGAGATCGCACTTGTCAAAGGAGCCATGAA ATACGGCTTCACCTTCCTTGGTCTGGAGAGCAAGAGCATGAAGATAAAGAACAGGGAAAATAATATAGAGGA GTACAAGTTGCTCCATGTCCTAAACTTTGACCCAGTTAGACGGAGAATGAGCGTCATCGTGCAGACCAAATCAG GAGAGACGTTGCTTTTCTGTAAGGGAGCTGATTCTTCCATCTTCCCAAGAGTCAAACCAGAGGAGGTGGACAGGATTCGCATGCATGTTGAGCGAAATGCAACG GAGGGTTACCGTACACTGTGTGTGGCCTTTAAGCAGCTGAGTGCTGAAGAATATGCTGTGGCAGACACTGGGCTGAGGGAGGCTAGACTGGCTCTCCAGGACAGAGAGGAGAAACTCATAGCCGTGTATAACCAGGTGGAGACGGGCATGAGTTTGATTGGAGCAACCGCTGTGGAGGACCG ACTTCAGGAGGAGGCAGCAGAGACCATGGAGGCCTTGCAGGGTGCTGGGATGAAGGTTTGGGTGCTGACGGGGGACAAAATGGAGACTGCAAAGTCTACCTGCTATGCCTGTCGTCTGTTCCAGCGGGGTACAGAGCTATTGGAACTGACTCTGCGGACACTGGAGGATGAGAGGTTAAAGCGTGAGGAGAAACTTCGTGAGTTGCTACAGGAGTACCATAGAAAAGCAGTGCAGGATGCCCCGCCTGTCAAAGCTGGGGTCACCAG GAGCTGGTCTACTGCAAATCAGGATTACGGCTTCATCATAGATGGGGCGACGTTGTCGATAGTGATGAACCCACAGCATGAGGTGGATGCCAGTCAGTACAAGAGCCTCTTCCTGCAGATCTGCCAGAACTGCACTGCTGTGCTCTGCTGCCGCATGGCCCCCCTGCAGAAAGCTCAG ATAGTGAAGATGGTGAAGACCTCCAAAGGTTCCCCAATCACTCTCTCCATTGGCGATGGGGCCAATGATGTTAGCATGATCCTTGAGGCACATGTGGGCATTG GTATTAAAGGTAAGGAGGGCCGTCAAGCTGTGAGGAACAGTGACTATGCCATTCCTAAACTCAAGCACTTAAAGAAGCTTTTGCTGGCTCATGGACATCTCTACTATGTGCGCATTGCTCATCTTGTCCAGTACTTCTTTTATAAG AATCTTTGCTTCATTTTACCTCAGTTCCTGTACCAGTTTTTCTGTGGATACTCTCAGCAG CCCTTGTACGACGCAGCCTATCTGACGATGTACAACATCTGCTTCACCTCCATGCCCATTCTGGCCTACAGCCTGCTGGAACAGCACATATCCATCGAAATTCTGCTGGACAATGCCACCCTCTACAG AGAAATAGCCAATAATGCCATGTTACGCTGGCGCCCCTTCCTCTACTGGACATTATTAGGAATTTTTCAGGGTCTTCTGTTCTTCTTTGGTGTCCGTTTCTTGTTCAGCAATCCAGCCTTACAGGATAATGGGCAG GTCTTTGGAAACTGGTCTTATGGAACAATTGTCTTTACCGTCCTTGTTTTTACTGTTACATTGAAG CTGGCGCTAGACACACGGCACTGGACGTGGATCAACCATTTTGTGATATGGGGCTCTTTGGCTTTCTATGTTTTCTTCAGTTTCTTCTGGGGAGGCATCATATG GCCGTTTTTGAAGCAGCAGCGTTTGTACTTTGTGTTTGCCAACATGCTGAGTTCAGTGTCTGCCTGGCTGGttatcatcatcctcatcatcctcagtTTGCTGCCAGAGATCCTTTTGGTGGTCCTTCGCAAGCCCAGAGGCCCCCATTCACGACAG AAAAAGCCACGTCAGTCGAATGTGGGGGGCAACCAGTCCTCTCAGTCTTCAGCCAGACCCCTGCTCATGAGAACCTTTTCAGACGAGTCCAATTCTGTCATGTGA
- the LOC109079117 gene encoding phospholipid-transporting ATPase IG-like isoform X2, producing the protein MLRRRLNRLCGGDEKRVDSRTIYVGHRPCPDTEAFIPSKFCDNRIVSSKYTVWNFLPKNLFEQFRRIANFYFLIIFLVQVIVDTPTSPVTSGLPLFFVITVTAIKQGYEDCLRHKADNEVNKYLVTVLEDGRSVKKESEKIKVGDVVEVVEDETFPCDLILLQSSREDGTCFVTTASLDGESNHKTHYTVPDTEKDLQALTATIECEQPQPDLYKFVGRMHIYKPEQEPAVRSLGPENLLLKGATLKNTKKIYGVAVYTGMETKMALNYQGKSQKRSAVEKSINAFLLVYLCILISKAVVCTTLKYLWQSKEGQDEPWYNQKTQKEKDTNMYLKMFTDFLSFMVLFNFIIPVSMYVTVEMQKFLGSFFITWDKDFFDPEIQEGALVNTSDLNEELGQVEYVFTDKTGTLTQNNMEFIECCIDGFQYKHRDTRSEVDGFTVTDGPVNKLQQKAGQEKEELFLRALCLCHTVQVKEAGSEEVLTDQVDGIDEMRPQLEEERGFIASSPDEIALVKGAMKYGFTFLGLESKSMKIKNRENNIEEYKLLHVLNFDPVRRRMSVIVQTKSGETLLFCKGADSSIFPRVKPEEVDRIRMHVERNATEGYRTLCVAFKQLSAEEYAVADTGLREARLALQDREEKLIAVYNQVETGMSLIGATAVEDRLQEEAAETMEALQGAGMKVWVLTGDKMETAKSTCYACRLFQRGTELLELTLRTLEDERLKREEKLRELLQEYHRKAVQDAPPVKAGVTRSWSTANQDYGFIIDGATLSIVMNPQHEVDASQYKSLFLQICQNCTAVLCCRMAPLQKAQIVKMVKTSKGSPITLSIGDGANDVSMILEAHVGIGIKGKEGRQAVRNSDYAIPKLKHLKKLLLAHGHLYYVRIAHLVQYFFYKNLCFILPQFLYQFFCGYSQQPLYDAAYLTMYNICFTSMPILAYSLLEQHISIEILLDNATLYREIANNAMLRWRPFLYWTLLGIFQGLLFFFGVRFLFSNPALQDNGQVFGNWSYGTIVFTVLVFTVTLKLALDTRHWTWINHFVIWGSLAFYVFFSFFWGGIIWPFLKQQRLYFVFANMLSSVSAWLVIIILIILSLLPEILLVVLRKPRGPHSRQMKRRLPSSGTSTIFMLSQTASTHSFSWSD; encoded by the exons TGTGGAGGAGATGAGAAGCGAGTGGACAGCAGGACAATCTATGTAGGACATCGGCCATGTCCAGACACCGAGGCCTTCATCCCCTCTAAATTCTGTGACAATAGGATCGTGTCCTCCAAG TATACAGTGTGGAACTTCCTGCCAAAGAACCTATTCGAGCAGTTTAGAAGAATTGCTAATTTTTACTTCCTCATCATATTCTTGGTACAG GTGATTGTTGATACCCCGACCAGCCCCGTGACCAGTGGTTTACCTCTGTTTTTTGTCATCACAGTGACGGCCATCAAACAG GGCTATGAGGACTGTCTGAGGCATAAAGCAGACAACGAGGTGAATAAGTACCTAGTGACAGTGTTAGAGGACGGACGGTCGGTGAAGAAGGAGAGTGAGAAGATCAAG GTGGGTGATGTGGTTGAAGTGGTGGAGGACGAGACCTTTCCCTGTGACCTGATTTTGTTGCAGTCTAGTCGAGAAGACGGTACTTGTTTTGTCACCACAGCTAGCTTGGATGGAGAATCCAACCACAAA ACACACTACACGGTGCCAGACACAGAGAAGGACCTGCAGGCTCTCACTGCCACCATCGAGTGTGAACAACCCCAGCCTGACCTCTACAA GTTTGTGGGTCGAATGCACATTTACAAGCCGGAGCAGGAGCCAGCAGTAAG GTCTTTGGGCCCAGAGAACCTTCTCCTAAAAGGTGCTACGTTGAAAAACACCAAGAAGATTTATG GTGTAGCAGTATACACGGGCATGGAGACAAAGATGGCGCTCAACTACCAGGGCAAATCTCAGAAACGATCAGCTGTTGAAAA aTCCATCAATGCCTTTCTGCTGGTCTATCTGTGCATcctcatcagtaaagctgttgTGTGTACTACACTAAAGTATTTATGGCAGAGCAAAGAAGGTCAGGATGAGCCCTGGTACAACCAGAAAACTCAGAAGGAGAAAGACACTAATATG TATTTGAAGATGTTTACAGACTTCCTCTCCTTCATGGTCCTCTTCAACTTTATAATCCCCGTGTCCATGTACGTAACCGTGGAGATGCAGAAATTCCTGGGCTCTTTCTTTATCACGTGGGATAAAGACTTCTTTGACCCAGAAATCCAAGAAGGCGCGCTTGTCAACACTTCAGACCTCAATGAGGAACTTGGCCAG GTGGAATATGTATTCACAGACAAGACGGGCACGCTGACCCAGAACAACATGGAGTTCATCGAGTGCTGTATAGACGGATTCCAGTACAAACACAGAGACACCCGGAGCGAGGTAGATGGCTTCACAGTGACGGACGGACCTGTGAATAAACTGCAGCAGAAGGCTGGACAG GAGAAGGAGGAGTTGTTCCTGCGGGCCTTGTGTCTGTGTCACACGGTGCAGGTGAAGGAGGCTGGATCGGAAGAAGTTCTTACAGACCAAGTTGACGGGATCGATGAGATGCGGCCCCAGCTGGAGgaggaaaggggcttcatcgcaTCCTCTCCTGATGAGATCGCACTTGTCAAAGGAGCCATGAA ATACGGCTTCACCTTCCTTGGTCTGGAGAGCAAGAGCATGAAGATAAAGAACAGGGAAAATAATATAGAGGA GTACAAGTTGCTCCATGTCCTAAACTTTGACCCAGTTAGACGGAGAATGAGCGTCATCGTGCAGACCAAATCAG GAGAGACGTTGCTTTTCTGTAAGGGAGCTGATTCTTCCATCTTCCCAAGAGTCAAACCAGAGGAGGTGGACAGGATTCGCATGCATGTTGAGCGAAATGCAACG GAGGGTTACCGTACACTGTGTGTGGCCTTTAAGCAGCTGAGTGCTGAAGAATATGCTGTGGCAGACACTGGGCTGAGGGAGGCTAGACTGGCTCTCCAGGACAGAGAGGAGAAACTCATAGCCGTGTATAACCAGGTGGAGACGGGCATGAGTTTGATTGGAGCAACCGCTGTGGAGGACCG ACTTCAGGAGGAGGCAGCAGAGACCATGGAGGCCTTGCAGGGTGCTGGGATGAAGGTTTGGGTGCTGACGGGGGACAAAATGGAGACTGCAAAGTCTACCTGCTATGCCTGTCGTCTGTTCCAGCGGGGTACAGAGCTATTGGAACTGACTCTGCGGACACTGGAGGATGAGAGGTTAAAGCGTGAGGAGAAACTTCGTGAGTTGCTACAGGAGTACCATAGAAAAGCAGTGCAGGATGCCCCGCCTGTCAAAGCTGGGGTCACCAG GAGCTGGTCTACTGCAAATCAGGATTACGGCTTCATCATAGATGGGGCGACGTTGTCGATAGTGATGAACCCACAGCATGAGGTGGATGCCAGTCAGTACAAGAGCCTCTTCCTGCAGATCTGCCAGAACTGCACTGCTGTGCTCTGCTGCCGCATGGCCCCCCTGCAGAAAGCTCAG ATAGTGAAGATGGTGAAGACCTCCAAAGGTTCCCCAATCACTCTCTCCATTGGCGATGGGGCCAATGATGTTAGCATGATCCTTGAGGCACATGTGGGCATTG GTATTAAAGGTAAGGAGGGCCGTCAAGCTGTGAGGAACAGTGACTATGCCATTCCTAAACTCAAGCACTTAAAGAAGCTTTTGCTGGCTCATGGACATCTCTACTATGTGCGCATTGCTCATCTTGTCCAGTACTTCTTTTATAAG AATCTTTGCTTCATTTTACCTCAGTTCCTGTACCAGTTTTTCTGTGGATACTCTCAGCAG CCCTTGTACGACGCAGCCTATCTGACGATGTACAACATCTGCTTCACCTCCATGCCCATTCTGGCCTACAGCCTGCTGGAACAGCACATATCCATCGAAATTCTGCTGGACAATGCCACCCTCTACAG AGAAATAGCCAATAATGCCATGTTACGCTGGCGCCCCTTCCTCTACTGGACATTATTAGGAATTTTTCAGGGTCTTCTGTTCTTCTTTGGTGTCCGTTTCTTGTTCAGCAATCCAGCCTTACAGGATAATGGGCAG GTCTTTGGAAACTGGTCTTATGGAACAATTGTCTTTACCGTCCTTGTTTTTACTGTTACATTGAAG CTGGCGCTAGACACACGGCACTGGACGTGGATCAACCATTTTGTGATATGGGGCTCTTTGGCTTTCTATGTTTTCTTCAGTTTCTTCTGGGGAGGCATCATATG GCCGTTTTTGAAGCAGCAGCGTTTGTACTTTGTGTTTGCCAACATGCTGAGTTCAGTGTCTGCCTGGCTGGttatcatcatcctcatcatcctcagtTTGCTGCCAGAGATCCTTTTGGTGGTCCTTCGCAAGCCCAGAGGCCCCCATTCACGACAG ATGAAACGACGGCTTCCTTCCTCTGGAACATCCACTATCTTCATGCTGTCGCAGACTGCCAGCACTCACAGCTTTTCCTGGAGTGACTGA
- the LOC109079117 gene encoding phospholipid-transporting ATPase IG-like isoform X3 — MLRRRLNRLCGGDEKRVDSRTIYVGHRPCPDTEAFIPSKFCDNRIVSSKYTVWNFLPKNLFEQFRRIANFYFLIIFLVQVIVDTPTSPVTSGLPLFFVITVTAIKQGYEDCLRHKADNEVNKYLVTVLEDGRSVKKESEKIKVGDVVEVVEDETFPCDLILLQSSREDGTCFVTTASLDGESNHKTHYTVPDTEKDLQALTATIECEQPQPDLYKFVGRMHIYKPEQEPAVRSLGPENLLLKGATLKNTKKIYGVAVYTGMETKMALNYQGKSQKRSAVEKSINAFLLVYLCILISKAVVCTTLKYLWQSKEGQDEPWYNQKTQKEKDTNMYLKMFTDFLSFMVLFNFIIPVSMYVTVEMQKFLGSFFITWDKDFFDPEIQEGALVNTSDLNEELGQVEYVFTDKTGTLTQNNMEFIECCIDGFQYKHRDTRSEVDGFTVTDGPVNKLQQKAGQEKEELFLRALCLCHTVQVKEAGSEEVLTDQVDGIDEMRPQLEEERGFIASSPDEIALVKGAMKYGFTFLGLESKSMKIKNRENNIEEYKLLHVLNFDPVRRRMSVIVQTKSGETLLFCKGADSSIFPRVKPEEVDRIRMHVERNATEGYRTLCVAFKQLSAEEYAVADTGLREARLALQDREEKLIAVYNQVETGMSLIGATAVEDRLQEEAAETMEALQGAGMKVWVLTGDKMETAKSTCYACRLFQRGTELLELTLRTLEDERLKREEKLRELLQEYHRKAVQDAPPVKAGVTRSWSTANQDYGFIIDGATLSIVMNPQHEVDASQYKSLFLQICQNCTAVLCCRMAPLQKAQIVKMVKTSKGSPITLSIGDGANDVSMILEAHVGIGIKGKEGRQAVRNSDYAIPKLKHLKKLLLAHGHLYYVRIAHLVQYFFYKNLCFILPQFLYQFFCGYSQQPLYDAAYLTMYNICFTSMPILAYSLLEQHISIEILLDNATLYREIANNAMLRWRPFLYWTLLGIFQGLLFFFGVRFLFSNPALQDNGQVFGNWSYGTIVFTVLVFTVTLKLALDTRHWTWINHFVIWGSLAFYVFFSFFWGGIIWPFLKQQRLYFVFANMLSSVSAWLVIIILIILSLLPEILLVVLRKPRGPHSRQLSEDSSTDTYRWLLSHLSPTSI, encoded by the exons TGTGGAGGAGATGAGAAGCGAGTGGACAGCAGGACAATCTATGTAGGACATCGGCCATGTCCAGACACCGAGGCCTTCATCCCCTCTAAATTCTGTGACAATAGGATCGTGTCCTCCAAG TATACAGTGTGGAACTTCCTGCCAAAGAACCTATTCGAGCAGTTTAGAAGAATTGCTAATTTTTACTTCCTCATCATATTCTTGGTACAG GTGATTGTTGATACCCCGACCAGCCCCGTGACCAGTGGTTTACCTCTGTTTTTTGTCATCACAGTGACGGCCATCAAACAG GGCTATGAGGACTGTCTGAGGCATAAAGCAGACAACGAGGTGAATAAGTACCTAGTGACAGTGTTAGAGGACGGACGGTCGGTGAAGAAGGAGAGTGAGAAGATCAAG GTGGGTGATGTGGTTGAAGTGGTGGAGGACGAGACCTTTCCCTGTGACCTGATTTTGTTGCAGTCTAGTCGAGAAGACGGTACTTGTTTTGTCACCACAGCTAGCTTGGATGGAGAATCCAACCACAAA ACACACTACACGGTGCCAGACACAGAGAAGGACCTGCAGGCTCTCACTGCCACCATCGAGTGTGAACAACCCCAGCCTGACCTCTACAA GTTTGTGGGTCGAATGCACATTTACAAGCCGGAGCAGGAGCCAGCAGTAAG GTCTTTGGGCCCAGAGAACCTTCTCCTAAAAGGTGCTACGTTGAAAAACACCAAGAAGATTTATG GTGTAGCAGTATACACGGGCATGGAGACAAAGATGGCGCTCAACTACCAGGGCAAATCTCAGAAACGATCAGCTGTTGAAAA aTCCATCAATGCCTTTCTGCTGGTCTATCTGTGCATcctcatcagtaaagctgttgTGTGTACTACACTAAAGTATTTATGGCAGAGCAAAGAAGGTCAGGATGAGCCCTGGTACAACCAGAAAACTCAGAAGGAGAAAGACACTAATATG TATTTGAAGATGTTTACAGACTTCCTCTCCTTCATGGTCCTCTTCAACTTTATAATCCCCGTGTCCATGTACGTAACCGTGGAGATGCAGAAATTCCTGGGCTCTTTCTTTATCACGTGGGATAAAGACTTCTTTGACCCAGAAATCCAAGAAGGCGCGCTTGTCAACACTTCAGACCTCAATGAGGAACTTGGCCAG GTGGAATATGTATTCACAGACAAGACGGGCACGCTGACCCAGAACAACATGGAGTTCATCGAGTGCTGTATAGACGGATTCCAGTACAAACACAGAGACACCCGGAGCGAGGTAGATGGCTTCACAGTGACGGACGGACCTGTGAATAAACTGCAGCAGAAGGCTGGACAG GAGAAGGAGGAGTTGTTCCTGCGGGCCTTGTGTCTGTGTCACACGGTGCAGGTGAAGGAGGCTGGATCGGAAGAAGTTCTTACAGACCAAGTTGACGGGATCGATGAGATGCGGCCCCAGCTGGAGgaggaaaggggcttcatcgcaTCCTCTCCTGATGAGATCGCACTTGTCAAAGGAGCCATGAA ATACGGCTTCACCTTCCTTGGTCTGGAGAGCAAGAGCATGAAGATAAAGAACAGGGAAAATAATATAGAGGA GTACAAGTTGCTCCATGTCCTAAACTTTGACCCAGTTAGACGGAGAATGAGCGTCATCGTGCAGACCAAATCAG GAGAGACGTTGCTTTTCTGTAAGGGAGCTGATTCTTCCATCTTCCCAAGAGTCAAACCAGAGGAGGTGGACAGGATTCGCATGCATGTTGAGCGAAATGCAACG GAGGGTTACCGTACACTGTGTGTGGCCTTTAAGCAGCTGAGTGCTGAAGAATATGCTGTGGCAGACACTGGGCTGAGGGAGGCTAGACTGGCTCTCCAGGACAGAGAGGAGAAACTCATAGCCGTGTATAACCAGGTGGAGACGGGCATGAGTTTGATTGGAGCAACCGCTGTGGAGGACCG ACTTCAGGAGGAGGCAGCAGAGACCATGGAGGCCTTGCAGGGTGCTGGGATGAAGGTTTGGGTGCTGACGGGGGACAAAATGGAGACTGCAAAGTCTACCTGCTATGCCTGTCGTCTGTTCCAGCGGGGTACAGAGCTATTGGAACTGACTCTGCGGACACTGGAGGATGAGAGGTTAAAGCGTGAGGAGAAACTTCGTGAGTTGCTACAGGAGTACCATAGAAAAGCAGTGCAGGATGCCCCGCCTGTCAAAGCTGGGGTCACCAG GAGCTGGTCTACTGCAAATCAGGATTACGGCTTCATCATAGATGGGGCGACGTTGTCGATAGTGATGAACCCACAGCATGAGGTGGATGCCAGTCAGTACAAGAGCCTCTTCCTGCAGATCTGCCAGAACTGCACTGCTGTGCTCTGCTGCCGCATGGCCCCCCTGCAGAAAGCTCAG ATAGTGAAGATGGTGAAGACCTCCAAAGGTTCCCCAATCACTCTCTCCATTGGCGATGGGGCCAATGATGTTAGCATGATCCTTGAGGCACATGTGGGCATTG GTATTAAAGGTAAGGAGGGCCGTCAAGCTGTGAGGAACAGTGACTATGCCATTCCTAAACTCAAGCACTTAAAGAAGCTTTTGCTGGCTCATGGACATCTCTACTATGTGCGCATTGCTCATCTTGTCCAGTACTTCTTTTATAAG AATCTTTGCTTCATTTTACCTCAGTTCCTGTACCAGTTTTTCTGTGGATACTCTCAGCAG CCCTTGTACGACGCAGCCTATCTGACGATGTACAACATCTGCTTCACCTCCATGCCCATTCTGGCCTACAGCCTGCTGGAACAGCACATATCCATCGAAATTCTGCTGGACAATGCCACCCTCTACAG AGAAATAGCCAATAATGCCATGTTACGCTGGCGCCCCTTCCTCTACTGGACATTATTAGGAATTTTTCAGGGTCTTCTGTTCTTCTTTGGTGTCCGTTTCTTGTTCAGCAATCCAGCCTTACAGGATAATGGGCAG GTCTTTGGAAACTGGTCTTATGGAACAATTGTCTTTACCGTCCTTGTTTTTACTGTTACATTGAAG CTGGCGCTAGACACACGGCACTGGACGTGGATCAACCATTTTGTGATATGGGGCTCTTTGGCTTTCTATGTTTTCTTCAGTTTCTTCTGGGGAGGCATCATATG GCCGTTTTTGAAGCAGCAGCGTTTGTACTTTGTGTTTGCCAACATGCTGAGTTCAGTGTCTGCCTGGCTGGttatcatcatcctcatcatcctcagtTTGCTGCCAGAGATCCTTTTGGTGGTCCTTCGCAAGCCCAGAGGCCCCCATTCACGACAG CTGTCAGAGGATTCCTCGACTGACACATACAG ATGGCTGCTGTCACACCTATCTCCTACAAGCATCTGA